The Haloarcula halophila nucleotide sequence ACGGACCGGAACCAGTGACGGTCGATCTGCTGTGTCGGGCGGAGTCCGAGCGACCTGACGGCGTCTCGCATCTCCATCTGGTGGTCGTCGGTGGGCGTCTGGAACGCGACGTGATGGACCGTTCCGTGACCCTGCCGACCGCCTTCGATGGTCGGCAACACGTCGACGTACTTGCCGACTGGTCCCTCGGCGGCAAAGCGTGTCCGCTCGTCGCCAGGGGTATCACCCGGCGACGATTCGGTCCCGACCCGCTCGAACCCCATCGTCTCGAGCAGGTCCTCTGTCTGCTCGGGATCGGCGAGCCACAGCGTCACCGAGTGGAACCCGCGGATAGCGGCCGATTCGGGGACGAACTCGGTCCAGGGAACTGTCGGATCGTCGTCGGGGAGCTCTACCGCGACGAGTTCGATGGGCAGTCCGTCCGGGTCCCGGAACGGGAGGACCGTCTCGCCGAACCGCTCGATCCTGTCGTCGTACTCGACACCGTAGTCGTCGAACCGATCCTCCCAGTAGTCCAGGCTCCCTTCGGGAACGCGGAACGCGGTCCGTGAGACCTGTCCCGAGCCGACCTTCCCCTGTGAGATGTCTTCCCAGGGGAAAAACGTCATGCTCGTCCCGGGTGTCCCCTCCGCGTCGGCGAAGAAGAAGTGGTAGGTCCCGTCGTCGTCCTGGTTTATCGATCTCTTGACCAGGCGCAGCCCGAGTGTCTCGACCCAGAAGTCGATGTTCTCCTGCGGGTCGGATGCGATACAGGTCACGTGGTGGATTCCAGGTGTCGGCTCTGTCATTACCCACCGATACGGGATGGAGGTACTTGAGTCCGTGCTGGCACGAGTGTTACCAGGGTGGGTCCGTGTCCT carries:
- a CDS encoding VOC family protein — its product is MTEPTPGIHHVTCIASDPQENIDFWVETLGLRLVKRSINQDDDGTYHFFFADAEGTPGTSMTFFPWEDISQGKVGSGQVSRTAFRVPEGSLDYWEDRFDDYGVEYDDRIERFGETVLPFRDPDGLPIELVAVELPDDDPTVPWTEFVPESAAIRGFHSVTLWLADPEQTEDLLETMGFERVGTESSPGDTPGDERTRFAAEGPVGKYVDVLPTIEGGRQGHGTVHHVAFQTPTDDHQMEMRDAVRSLGLRPTQQIDRHWFRSVYFREFGGVLFELATSGPGYTSDEPLSELGERLVLPGSFGDRRDEIESQLTSVTVPRAEQADADD